The following are encoded together in the Cyanobacterium aponinum PCC 10605 genome:
- a CDS encoding RNA-guided endonuclease InsQ/TnpB family protein, with the protein MIVLEYKLNGNQYQYQAIDSAIRTAQFIRNKALRLWMDGEKVNKYDLNKYCAVLAQEYPFARQLNSTARQASAERAWSAISRFFDNCKKGIKGKKGYPKFKKNSRSVEYKDSGWKLDEKTKKHVTFTDKKGIGRLKLVGSRDIYFYNASEIKRVRLVKRADGYYCQFSVKVNVQIETQPTNKVIGLDVGLKEFLTDSEGNTVENPRFLRKSEKALNRANRQKSKKFVKGKKPQSNNYHKARNRYARKHLRVSRQRKEFAKSVAYCVIHSADLVAYEDLNVKGMVRNRKLAKSISDAGWTIFRGWLEYFGHKYGKITVAVPPHNTSQDCSNCGQKVQKSLSTRTHVCAHCGHIEDRDSNAAKNILIKALRTVGHTGTFALGDLPSWAIADRLSSNGESVNKESPTIAT; encoded by the coding sequence ATGATAGTTCTCGAATATAAGTTAAACGGCAACCAATACCAATATCAAGCTATTGATTCTGCTATCCGCACGGCTCAATTCATTAGAAATAAAGCCTTGCGGTTGTGGATGGATGGTGAAAAAGTTAATAAATATGACTTAAACAAGTATTGTGCTGTTTTAGCTCAAGAGTACCCCTTTGCCAGGCAGTTAAATTCTACTGCTAGACAAGCCAGTGCAGAACGGGCTTGGAGTGCCATTTCTCGCTTCTTTGATAACTGTAAAAAAGGCATTAAAGGCAAGAAAGGCTATCCTAAATTTAAGAAAAACTCTCGTTCAGTGGAATATAAAGATAGTGGCTGGAAGTTAGACGAAAAAACAAAAAAGCATGTCACCTTTACAGATAAAAAGGGAATTGGCAGACTTAAATTGGTAGGCAGTAGAGATATATATTTCTACAATGCTTCTGAGATTAAACGAGTACGTCTGGTAAAAAGAGCAGACGGTTACTATTGCCAATTCTCAGTCAAGGTAAATGTGCAGATTGAGACTCAACCGACAAATAAGGTAATTGGCTTAGATGTAGGCTTGAAAGAGTTTCTAACTGATAGTGAAGGAAACACGGTAGAAAATCCTCGCTTTTTAAGAAAGTCTGAAAAAGCTCTTAATCGTGCTAATCGGCAAAAGTCAAAGAAATTTGTCAAAGGTAAAAAACCTCAATCTAATAACTATCACAAAGCTAGAAACCGATATGCCCGTAAACATTTAAGGGTAAGTAGGCAACGTAAAGAGTTTGCTAAGAGTGTAGCATACTGCGTAATCCATTCTGCCGATTTGGTAGCCTATGAAGATTTAAACGTGAAAGGCATGGTAAGGAATCGGAAACTAGCTAAGTCAATCAGCGATGCTGGATGGACTATCTTTAGGGGATGGCTAGAATATTTTGGGCATAAATACGGCAAAATAACTGTAGCAGTGCCACCTCATAATACTAGCCAAGATTGTTCTAATTGTGGTCAAAAAGTACAAAAATCTCTGTCAACAAGAACTCATGTTTGTGCTCACTGTGGACATATTGAAGATAGAGACTCGAATGCGGCGAAAAACATCCTGATAAAAGCATTGCGTACCGTAGGGCATACGGGAACATTCGCTTTGGGAGATTTGCCCTCTTGGGCGATTGCCGATAGGCTGTCGTCTAACGGCGAGTCGGTGAACAAAGAATCCCCCACTATAGCGACGTAA
- the sir gene encoding sulfite reductase, ferredoxin dependent codes for MSNRATAQKKPSKVESLKEKSNFLREPILTELQLDTTHFSEDGIQILKFHGSYQQDNRDNRKKGQEKDYQFMLRTRSPGGFIPPQLYLTLERLSEEYGNHTLRTTTRQGYQIHGILKKDLKTVISNIVKSMGSTLGACGDLNRNVMAPPAPYKNSPEYQLAWEYADKIADLLTPQTGAYYEIWLDGEKAISAEEAPEVKAARQKNGNGTIFTDSVEPIYGTHYMPRKFKCCVTVPGDNSVDIYTHDLSLVVITNKKGELQGFNILAGGGLGRTHRKEQTFARAADEIGFVAKNDVFDLVKAVVATQRDYGDRTDRRHARLKYLINDWGVEKFRNKVEEYFGKKLKPFKKLPQWKYEDYLGWHEQGDGKLFLGISIENGRVKNEGDFQLKNALKKVIEKYELPTRLTPNHNAIIYEIEPQWQEDIEKIFLSHGVEINPDNVNHLTRYAMACPALPTCGLATTESERIIPSILTRIDSLLAKLGMAEETFVIRMTGCPNGCARPYMAELGFVGDSPNVYQIWLGGCPNQTRLARPYVDKLNIAELETFLEPLLVYFRDSKKKKETFGQFCHRVGFDALRTFANEYQPNEENVMKKTTKKSRGTRNEHRISVNDEWYQKLKTISKNDNKPMSQIVSEALENYFTNQ; via the coding sequence ATGAGTAATCGTGCCACCGCGCAAAAAAAACCTTCAAAAGTAGAAAGTTTAAAAGAAAAGAGCAATTTTTTAAGAGAACCGATCTTAACTGAATTACAATTAGATACAACTCATTTCAGCGAAGACGGGATTCAAATTCTTAAATTTCACGGCTCTTATCAACAAGATAATCGAGATAATCGTAAAAAAGGACAAGAAAAAGATTATCAGTTTATGTTGCGCACCCGTAGCCCTGGGGGTTTTATTCCTCCTCAGCTATATTTGACCCTAGAAAGATTGTCAGAAGAATACGGCAATCATACCCTAAGAACTACCACCAGACAAGGCTATCAAATTCACGGTATCCTCAAAAAAGATCTCAAAACAGTAATCTCCAACATTGTTAAAAGTATGGGATCAACCTTAGGGGCTTGTGGTGATTTGAATCGTAACGTTATGGCACCTCCCGCACCCTATAAAAATAGTCCTGAGTATCAACTAGCTTGGGAATACGCCGATAAAATTGCTGACTTATTGACCCCCCAAACAGGTGCTTATTATGAAATTTGGTTAGATGGAGAAAAAGCCATCAGCGCCGAAGAAGCCCCTGAAGTCAAAGCCGCACGGCAAAAAAACGGTAATGGTACTATATTTACCGACTCCGTTGAGCCTATTTATGGCACTCATTATATGCCCCGTAAATTCAAATGCTGTGTCACCGTGCCGGGAGACAACTCTGTTGATATTTATACCCATGACCTCAGTTTAGTTGTCATAACTAATAAAAAAGGCGAATTACAAGGTTTTAATATTTTAGCAGGAGGAGGACTCGGTAGAACTCATCGTAAAGAACAAACTTTTGCTAGAGCCGCCGATGAAATTGGCTTTGTCGCTAAAAATGACGTTTTTGACTTAGTTAAAGCCGTTGTTGCTACCCAAAGGGATTACGGCGATCGCACAGACAGAAGACACGCTCGTCTAAAATACTTAATTAACGATTGGGGCGTAGAAAAATTCAGAAACAAAGTAGAAGAATATTTTGGCAAAAAACTCAAACCATTCAAAAAACTGCCCCAGTGGAAATATGAAGACTACTTAGGATGGCATGAACAAGGAGACGGTAAACTGTTTTTAGGTATCTCCATCGAAAATGGTAGGGTAAAAAATGAGGGAGATTTTCAACTCAAAAATGCCTTGAAAAAAGTCATTGAAAAATATGAACTACCCACCCGTTTAACCCCCAATCATAATGCCATTATTTATGAAATTGAACCTCAGTGGCAAGAAGACATCGAAAAAATATTTCTCTCCCACGGCGTAGAAATCAATCCTGATAACGTTAACCATCTTACCCGCTATGCCATGGCTTGTCCTGCACTACCTACCTGCGGATTAGCTACCACAGAATCAGAGCGCATTATTCCTAGTATCTTGACACGCATTGACAGCCTCTTAGCTAAATTAGGAATGGCAGAAGAAACCTTTGTCATTAGAATGACAGGATGTCCTAATGGTTGTGCTCGTCCTTATATGGCAGAATTGGGTTTTGTGGGAGATTCCCCCAATGTCTATCAAATTTGGTTAGGTGGATGCCCTAATCAAACCCGTTTAGCACGTCCTTATGTTGATAAACTAAATATAGCGGAGTTAGAAACATTTTTAGAACCATTATTGGTTTATTTCCGTGATTCTAAAAAGAAAAAGGAAACTTTTGGACAATTTTGTCATCGAGTCGGCTTTGATGCTTTACGCACCTTTGCCAATGAATATCAACCTAATGAAGAAAATGTTATGAAAAAAACGACTAAAAAATCTCGTGGTACAAGAAATGAGCATCGTATCAGTGTTAACGATGAATGGTATCAAAAATTAAAAACCATTTCCAAAAACGATAACAAGCCTATGAGTCAAATTGTATCTGAGGCTTTGGAAAATTATTTTACTAACCAATAA
- a CDS encoding FeoA family protein, with protein sequence MMKSNNNIPLTNLECGKTAIINQIITGIHGQALTTRFQSLGLVSGKKVKVIRKSWLGGTLHVKVGSTTAIALRSQEADLVLVNNPEKGKE encoded by the coding sequence ATGATGAAATCAAATAATAATATTCCTTTGACCAATTTAGAATGTGGAAAAACAGCTATCATTAACCAGATTATCACCGGTATTCATGGTCAAGCCTTAACCACTCGTTTTCAGTCTCTTGGTTTAGTATCGGGAAAAAAGGTGAAAGTAATTCGTAAATCTTGGTTGGGGGGAACTCTCCATGTTAAAGTTGGTAGTACAACTGCGATCGCACTTCGTTCTCAAGAGGCGGATTTAGTATTAGTCAATAATCCTGAAAAAGGGAAAGAGTAA
- a CDS encoding sugar transferase, whose amino-acid sequence MTANSQLVSVKVIQSLARRGLIRLSRQSNRDRIKFTREFYKRTFDIVFSASVLILFSPLYAILAILVALSSPGPIFYAQERVGKNYRHFKCIKFRTMVVNADQVLEKMLAECPEKRREFEENFKLKEDPRITWIGKFLRLTSLDEFPQFWNVLMGDMSVVGPRPLVPDELHKYGSKMERVLTVKPGITGLWQVSGRNDIPYPQRVLIDVYYVNHHNWLLDLWIIIKTIGVVLFPQNNGAY is encoded by the coding sequence ATGACAGCAAATAGCCAACTTGTCTCTGTAAAAGTAATTCAAAGTTTGGCAAGACGGGGATTAATTCGTCTCTCTCGTCAGTCAAACCGCGATCGCATTAAATTTACTAGAGAATTCTACAAACGAACCTTTGACATTGTCTTTTCGGCTTCGGTATTAATTCTATTTTCCCCTCTATATGCAATTCTTGCCATCTTGGTTGCCCTTAGCTCTCCCGGACCTATTTTCTATGCCCAAGAAAGAGTTGGAAAAAATTATCGGCATTTTAAATGTATTAAATTCCGTACAATGGTAGTTAATGCAGATCAAGTTTTAGAAAAGATGTTAGCGGAATGCCCAGAAAAAAGAAGGGAATTTGAAGAAAATTTTAAGCTAAAAGAAGATCCTCGTATCACATGGATTGGCAAATTTTTACGCTTGACTAGCCTTGATGAATTTCCCCAATTCTGGAACGTTTTAATGGGGGATATGAGTGTGGTAGGTCCTCGCCCTCTTGTTCCTGATGAGCTGCATAAGTACGGTAGTAAAATGGAACGAGTTTTAACCGTCAAACCCGGTATAACAGGCTTATGGCAAGTTTCTGGTAGAAATGACATACCCTATCCTCAAAGAGTCTTAATAGACGTTTACTATGTCAATCATCATAATTGGCTTTTAGACCTGTGGATTATTATTAAAACTATTGGGGTTGTTCTTTTTCCTCAAAATAATGGTGCTTATTAG
- a CDS encoding glycosyltransferase — MKIALVHEWLTPKATGGSELVVKEILQFIDAQVFALIDFESVNPHSYLYQREIKTTFLQHFPFSGNGVQKYLPLLPLAIEQLNLTEYDVVLSSSHAVAKGVITRPDQPHICYCHTPMRYAWDLTFDYLDRTPAGKGIQGIFTRYLLHQLRQWDVISANRVDFFIANSHHTARRIWRCYRRQAKVIYPPVQVSQFPFKAEKSDYYLTVSRLVSYKKVSMIVEAFNRNGLPLVVIGEGAEMDYIRAIAKPNITLLGSVNDKTLKEYMSNAKAFIYAACEDFGIAIVEAQACGTPVIAYGGGGALETVIDMRENSQQGTGILFSPQTVEGLLEGVKTFTILEKEFKPENARIQAEKFSAETFKQDYLAFFDQCCQNFALIRFKN; from the coding sequence ATGAAAATCGCTCTGGTACATGAATGGCTTACCCCAAAAGCAACGGGAGGTTCAGAATTAGTAGTCAAGGAAATTTTACAGTTTATTGATGCTCAAGTTTTTGCCCTCATTGACTTTGAATCGGTGAATCCCCATAGTTATCTGTATCAGAGAGAAATAAAAACTACTTTTTTGCAACACTTTCCTTTTAGTGGCAACGGTGTGCAGAAATATTTACCTCTGTTACCCCTTGCCATTGAACAACTCAACCTTACTGAGTATGATGTGGTATTATCTTCCTCCCATGCGGTGGCTAAAGGAGTGATTACCCGTCCCGATCAACCTCATATATGTTACTGCCACACTCCGATGCGATATGCTTGGGATTTAACTTTTGATTATCTCGATCGCACCCCTGCAGGAAAAGGGATTCAGGGCATTTTTACCCGTTATTTACTCCATCAATTACGCCAATGGGATGTCATCTCTGCTAATCGAGTAGATTTTTTTATTGCTAATTCCCATCACACAGCAAGAAGAATTTGGCGTTGTTATCGTCGTCAGGCAAAAGTAATTTATCCCCCTGTACAAGTTTCCCAATTTCCCTTCAAAGCAGAAAAATCTGATTATTATCTCACCGTTTCCCGTCTGGTTAGTTACAAAAAAGTCAGTATGATTGTGGAGGCTTTTAACCGTAACGGTTTACCCCTTGTGGTAATTGGAGAAGGAGCAGAAATGGACTATATAAGAGCGATCGCTAAACCGAATATTACTCTTTTAGGTTCAGTGAACGACAAGACGTTAAAAGAATATATGTCCAACGCTAAAGCCTTTATTTATGCCGCCTGTGAAGACTTTGGCATTGCCATTGTTGAAGCCCAAGCCTGTGGAACTCCCGTGATTGCTTATGGTGGGGGAGGTGCATTAGAAACAGTTATTGACATGAGAGAGAATAGTCAACAGGGTACAGGAATATTATTTTCTCCTCAAACAGTAGAAGGTTTGCTCGAAGGGGTAAAAACTTTTACTATATTAGAGAAGGAATTTAAACCAGAAAATGCTCGTATCCAAGCTGAAAAGTTCAGTGCTGAAACATTTAAACAAGATTATCTTGCTTTTTTTGACCAATGTTGTCAAAATTTTGCACTCATAAGGTTTAAAAATTGA
- a CDS encoding single-stranded DNA-binding protein: MSLNIVHLVGRTGTDPEIRYFDSGSVKCRLTLAVNRPTKKDDPPDWFELEIWGKTAEVAANYAKKGSLIGVQGSLKIDTWSDRTTGENRSKPVIRVDKLDLLGSKRDNENYNQNNDNF, encoded by the coding sequence ATGAGCTTAAATATAGTACATTTAGTAGGAAGAACAGGGACAGATCCCGAAATTCGCTATTTTGATTCAGGTTCGGTCAAATGTCGTCTTACTTTGGCGGTTAATCGTCCAACAAAAAAAGATGATCCCCCCGATTGGTTCGAGTTAGAAATCTGGGGCAAAACCGCAGAAGTTGCGGCTAATTACGCCAAAAAAGGTAGTTTAATCGGTGTGCAAGGTTCTTTAAAAATTGATACTTGGAGCGATCGCACCACTGGGGAAAATCGTTCTAAACCAGTAATTAGAGTGGATAAACTTGATTTATTGGGGTCAAAACGAGACAATGAAAACTATAACCAAAACAACGATAATTTTTAA
- a CDS encoding alpha-ketoacid dehydrogenase subunit beta yields MAETLMFNALRQAIDEEMARDDKVFVLGEDVGHYGGSYKVTKGLYQKYGEFRVLDTPIAENSFTGMAVGAAMTGLRPIIEGMNMGFLLLAFNQIANNAGMVRYTSGGNFKIPTVIRGPGGVGRQLGAEHSQRLEAYFQAVPGLKIVACSTAYNAKGLMKSAIRDDNPVLFFEHVLLYNLKENLPDYEYTLPLDKAEIVREGKDVTILTYSRMRHHCLQALKQLEKDGYDPEIIDLISLKPLDMETIGESVRKTHKVIIVEECMKTGGIGAELTASINDQLFDELDAPVIRLSSQDIPTPYNGTLERLTIVQPEQIVDAVRKIMNNQV; encoded by the coding sequence ATGGCAGAAACATTAATGTTTAATGCTTTGCGTCAAGCTATCGATGAAGAAATGGCAAGAGATGACAAAGTATTTGTTTTAGGTGAAGATGTGGGTCATTATGGTGGATCATACAAAGTAACGAAAGGTTTATATCAGAAATACGGAGAATTTAGGGTTTTAGATACCCCCATTGCAGAAAATAGCTTTACAGGAATGGCAGTTGGTGCGGCAATGACAGGATTACGCCCTATTATTGAAGGGATGAACATGGGTTTTCTTCTTCTTGCTTTTAACCAAATTGCGAATAATGCTGGGATGGTACGTTATACTTCTGGAGGTAACTTTAAAATTCCTACAGTGATTAGAGGTCCTGGAGGGGTAGGCAGACAATTAGGTGCAGAACATTCTCAACGCTTAGAAGCCTATTTTCAGGCTGTACCGGGCTTAAAAATTGTTGCTTGTTCTACTGCTTACAACGCTAAGGGTTTAATGAAATCTGCCATTAGAGATGATAACCCAGTACTGTTTTTTGAACACGTTTTATTATACAACCTAAAAGAGAACTTACCAGATTACGAATATACTCTACCTTTAGATAAAGCAGAAATAGTTAGAGAGGGTAAAGACGTTACTATTCTGACTTATTCTCGCATGAGACATCACTGTTTACAGGCTTTAAAACAATTGGAAAAAGATGGTTATGATCCGGAAATCATTGACTTAATTTCCTTGAAGCCTTTAGACATGGAAACCATTGGTGAATCTGTGCGTAAAACTCATAAAGTCATTATTGTAGAAGAATGTATGAAAACAGGAGGAATTGGTGCGGAGTTAACTGCTTCAATTAATGATCAATTATTTGATGAATTAGATGCTCCCGTTATTCGTCTCTCATCTCAAGATATTCCCACTCCTTATAATGGAACTTTAGAGCGTTTAACCATCGTACAACCAGAACAAATTGTCGATGCGGTACGTAAGATTATGAATAATCAGGTTTAG
- the secD gene encoding protein translocase subunit SecD yields the protein MERQRAFIILIIILVATAIVTLVNLPLQLGLDLRGGSQLTIQLETTPQVPEITPEKLQGVQSVISNRVNGLGVSEAVVQTVGSDRILVQLPGVSDPEEAERVLGGTALLDFRVETDNQEIRAEYQIKQQELASLIFQAQSLQGEALEAQQSKIEAVEKQIEELSTQLYEKTELNGEKLQGANFQPAPQGNDWEVVLEFNNEGGRLFAELTKQIAGTGRTLGIFLDNELISSPTVSAEYASTGIMGGRATISGGGGFTLEQARELALQLEGGALPLPVKIVENRTVGATLGQDSIRRSIIAGLVGLVLVLVYMVIYYRLPGFLADIALIIYALLTLACFSLAGVTLTLPGIAGFVLSIGMAVDANVLIFERTREELRDGKTLYRSVESGFYRAFSSILDGNVTTLIACAALFWLGSGLVKGFALTLAIGVVVSMFTALTCSRTLLLITVLGFPAVRQRPELFCPNLKAVNN from the coding sequence ATGGAAAGACAAAGGGCTTTTATAATTTTAATTATTATTTTAGTGGCAACGGCGATCGTAACTTTGGTAAATTTGCCTCTACAATTAGGCTTAGACTTAAGAGGAGGTTCTCAGTTAACAATTCAGCTAGAAACCACTCCCCAAGTGCCTGAAATTACCCCCGAAAAATTACAAGGGGTACAATCGGTCATTAGTAATAGAGTCAATGGTTTAGGGGTTTCTGAGGCGGTGGTGCAAACCGTAGGGAGCGATCGCATCTTAGTTCAATTACCCGGTGTTAGTGATCCTGAAGAAGCCGAAAGAGTTTTAGGAGGAACAGCCTTACTAGATTTTCGAGTGGAAACCGATAACCAAGAAATTCGAGCAGAGTATCAAATCAAACAGCAAGAATTAGCAAGTTTAATATTTCAAGCCCAATCCTTACAGGGAGAAGCCCTAGAAGCACAACAGAGCAAAATTGAAGCTGTTGAAAAACAAATTGAGGAACTTTCAACGCAATTGTATGAAAAAACCGAGTTAAACGGTGAGAAATTACAGGGAGCTAATTTTCAACCTGCCCCCCAAGGTAATGATTGGGAAGTCGTTTTAGAATTTAACAACGAGGGAGGACGACTTTTTGCCGAATTAACCAAACAAATTGCGGGTACTGGTAGAACTTTAGGTATCTTTCTTGATAATGAGTTAATTAGTTCTCCCACCGTTAGTGCTGAATATGCCAGTACAGGAATTATGGGAGGAAGAGCAACCATTTCAGGAGGCGGAGGCTTTACTCTAGAACAAGCAAGAGAATTAGCCTTACAACTAGAAGGTGGTGCTTTACCTTTACCTGTCAAAATAGTAGAAAATCGCACAGTGGGAGCAACCCTAGGACAAGATAGCATTCGTCGCAGTATTATCGCTGGTTTAGTAGGTTTAGTCCTTGTTTTGGTCTATATGGTCATTTATTACCGTCTCCCGGGGTTTTTGGCGGACATTGCCCTGATTATTTATGCTTTATTAACTTTAGCTTGTTTTTCCCTAGCAGGGGTTACTCTAACTTTACCCGGTATTGCTGGTTTTGTTCTCAGTATTGGTATGGCGGTAGATGCTAATGTTTTGATTTTTGAACGTACCAGAGAGGAATTAAGAGATGGAAAAACCCTTTATCGCTCGGTAGAATCTGGTTTTTATCGAGCATTTTCCAGCATTTTAGATGGAAACGTAACGACTTTAATTGCTTGTGCCGCTTTATTTTGGTTAGGTTCAGGCTTAGTCAAAGGTTTTGCTTTAACTTTAGCTATTGGGGTCGTAGTCAGTATGTTTACTGCTTTAACTTGTAGTCGTACTTTATTACTAATTACTGTGTTAGGTTTTCCTGCGGTGCGTCAACGCCCTGAATTATTCTGCCCAAATCTAAAAGCAGTTAATAATTAA
- the secF gene encoding protein translocase subunit SecF: MKFSVVKWEKLWWTISAILCLGSIAAMVISYSSIGSVIRPSLDFVGGTRLQIELDCTVPNNCDRALTANEVREVLEAENLGNSSIQIVGQEKQGISIRTKTLDVEERTQLQNALQDNVGVFKAESTQIDTVGPTIGKELFVSGILALLVSFVGTVIYLSFRFQTDYAIFAIVALFHDILITSGVFAILGLVMGLEVDTLFLVALLTIIGYSVNDTVVIYDRIREISKTSNADSMNEIIDIAVNQTLTRSINTSVTTLLPLVAIFLFGGETLKYFALALIIGIFAGSYSSIFVASTLLGWWRKKTNWENPVIVENN; the protein is encoded by the coding sequence ATTAAATTTAGTGTTGTTAAATGGGAAAAATTATGGTGGACAATATCCGCTATTCTTTGTCTGGGAAGTATTGCGGCGATGGTTATTTCCTATTCTTCTATCGGTAGTGTGATTCGTCCTAGTCTTGATTTTGTCGGTGGTACTCGTTTACAAATAGAATTAGATTGTACTGTCCCGAATAACTGCGATCGTGCCTTAACTGCCAATGAGGTGAGAGAAGTATTAGAGGCGGAAAATTTGGGTAACAGTAGCATTCAAATAGTTGGACAAGAAAAACAGGGAATTTCCATTCGGACAAAAACTCTTGATGTAGAAGAAAGAACACAACTTCAAAATGCTTTGCAAGATAACGTAGGAGTATTTAAAGCTGAAAGCACTCAAATTGATACGGTAGGTCCTACCATTGGAAAGGAACTTTTTGTATCTGGTATTTTAGCCTTACTTGTTTCTTTCGTTGGCACTGTAATTTATTTAAGTTTTCGCTTTCAAACCGATTATGCAATTTTTGCCATTGTTGCTCTATTCCACGATATATTAATTACTTCTGGAGTGTTTGCCATTTTGGGTTTAGTTATGGGCTTAGAAGTCGATACTCTGTTCCTCGTAGCGTTGTTGACTATTATCGGTTATTCGGTTAACGATACCGTCGTTATCTATGACAGAATCCGGGAAATTAGTAAAACTAGCAATGCTGATTCAATGAATGAAATTATTGATATTGCTGTTAATCAAACTTTAACTCGTTCTATAAATACCAGTGTAACAACTTTGTTACCTTTAGTGGCAATTTTTCTCTTTGGTGGGGAAACCTTGAAATATTTTGCCCTTGCCTTAATTATTGGTATTTTTGCTGGTTCTTATTCTAGTATTTTTGTTGCTAGTACATTATTAGGATGGTGGCGGAAAAAAACTAATTGGGAAAATCCTGTCATTGTTGAAAACAATTAA
- a CDS encoding transporter substrate-binding domain-containing protein — protein sequence MSVKLSKLLLSFALFCWFGGGYLTPSIAKGETVLEKINRTGVLRVGVRNDAIPFGYRDNGRLEGLCLSLIQLIREEIIRTEQRNIISIDLLVSGLYNRFDIVQDKVVDLECGPNSIRSIPEYSRVTFSEPFFISGLQLITRRDRTSSVLNSDGKDLTIGVLAYTNTENLIKEKYPLAQLEFFQGAKGNLRGIQSVNQERIDAFANDGILLLGEAILNRIPIEDNSPLSIVPEIPLTCERYGLILPKDENWENLVNSVLQSEDFRRIRRDWFISLAKESLIPSQQCVDIDS from the coding sequence ATGAGTGTTAAGTTATCTAAACTATTATTGTCTTTTGCCCTTTTTTGTTGGTTTGGAGGGGGTTATCTAACCCCTTCTATAGCTAAGGGTGAGACGGTTTTAGAAAAAATTAATCGCACGGGGGTGTTAAGGGTAGGGGTAAGAAATGATGCAATTCCTTTTGGCTACCGTGATAATGGTCGTTTAGAAGGACTTTGCTTAAGTTTAATACAGTTAATTAGGGAAGAAATTATCAGAACAGAGCAAAGAAATATTATCTCCATCGATCTTTTAGTCTCTGGGCTTTACAATCGTTTCGATATTGTACAAGACAAAGTTGTTGATCTTGAATGTGGTCCTAATTCTATTAGAAGTATTCCTGAATATAGCCGAGTTACTTTTTCTGAACCTTTCTTTATTTCTGGTCTTCAATTAATTACAAGACGCGATCGCACTTCCTCCGTTCTCAATTCCGACGGCAAAGATTTAACCATCGGGGTTTTAGCCTACACCAACACAGAAAATTTAATTAAAGAAAAATACCCCCTTGCCCAATTAGAGTTTTTCCAAGGGGCAAAAGGTAATTTACGGGGAATTCAATCAGTCAACCAAGAAAGAATCGACGCCTTTGCCAATGATGGGATACTTCTTTTAGGGGAGGCGATATTAAACAGAATACCTATTGAAGATAATTCCCCCTTAAGTATTGTGCCAGAAATCCCCTTAACCTGTGAGAGATATGGATTAATCTTACCAAAAGATGAAAATTGGGAAAATCTAGTTAACTCCGTTCTACAATCAGAAGATTTTCGCCGTATCAGACGTGATTGGTTTATTTCCCTTGCTAAAGAGTCACTAATTCCCAGTCAGCAATGTGTTGACATTGATTCCTAA
- the rimM gene encoding ribosome maturation factor RimM (Essential for efficient processing of 16S rRNA), which translates to MEIKDLIAIGTIVAPQGLKGELKVKTDSDFPERFETAGVRWITSPSQKQPQPVDLLQGRQIPGKNIFIIKLAQVCDRNQAETLKGSTLYVEKTEKPYLEPGEYHVADLINLEVYNQQTGENIGIVIDVLSAGNDILEVKLHKQPEIKTEEKELDISKISRISKRKKVKIKKPKPVTILIPFVEEIVPIVDLENCRIEVNPPTGLLNPKEAEEVE; encoded by the coding sequence TTGGAGATTAAAGATTTAATTGCAATCGGTACGATTGTTGCACCTCAAGGATTAAAAGGAGAGTTAAAGGTAAAAACAGACTCGGATTTTCCCGAAAGATTTGAAACGGCGGGAGTGCGGTGGATAACCTCTCCTTCTCAAAAACAACCCCAACCAGTGGATTTACTTCAAGGCAGACAAATACCTGGGAAGAATATCTTTATTATCAAATTAGCACAAGTATGCGATCGCAACCAAGCAGAAACCCTAAAAGGATCAACATTGTATGTAGAAAAAACAGAAAAACCCTACCTAGAACCGGGAGAATATCATGTTGCTGATTTAATTAATTTAGAGGTATATAATCAACAAACAGGAGAAAATATAGGTATTGTAATTGATGTTTTAAGTGCAGGAAATGATATTTTAGAGGTCAAACTGCATAAGCAACCAGAAATTAAAACAGAAGAAAAAGAGCTAGATATATCAAAAATTAGTAGAATTTCAAAAAGAAAAAAAGTTAAAATAAAAAAACCTAAACCCGTAACGATATTAATTCCTTTTGTGGAAGAAATAGTGCCCATTGTTGATCTGGAAAACTGCAGAATCGAAGTTAATCCCCCCACAGGATTATTAAATCCCAAAGAAGCAGAAGAAGTAGAATAA